The following are from one region of the Aptenodytes patagonicus unplaced genomic scaffold, bAptPat1.pri.cur scaffold_92, whole genome shotgun sequence genome:
- the LOC143173513 gene encoding olfactory receptor 14C36-like codes for MSNGSSITQFLLLAFTDSRELQLLTFWLFLGIYLAALLGNGLIITAIDCDHRLHTPMYFFLLSLSLLDLGSISTTLPKAMANSLWDTRAISYPGCAAQLFLFVFFISAEYFLLTVMAYDRYVAICKPLHYGTLLGSRACAHMAAAAWGSGFLYALLHTANTFSLPLCRGNALDQFFCEIPHILKLSCSDSYLREVGLLVVGACLGLGCFVFLVVSYVQIFRAVLRNPSEQGQHKAFSMCLPHLAVVSLFLSTVVFAYLKPPSISSPVLNLVVSFLYSVVPPAVNPLIYSMRNQELRDALWKLAQWTLFH; via the coding sequence ATGTCCAatggcagctccatcacccagttcctcctcctggcattcacagactCACGGGAGCTGCAGCtgttgaccttctggctcttcctgggcatctacctggctgccctcctgggcaacggcctcatcatcacagCCATAGactgcgaccaccgcctccacacccccatgtacttcttcctcctcagcctctccctcctcgacctgggctccatctccaccactctccccaaagccatggccaattccctctgggacaccagggccatctcctacccagggtgtgctgcacagctctttttatttgtcttttttatctcagctgagtatttccttctcaccgtcatggcctacgaccgctacgttgccatctgcaaacccctgcactacgggaccctgctgggcagcagagcttgtgcccacatggcagcagctgcctggggcagtgggtttctctatgctctgctgcacacggccaatacattttcactcccactctgccgaggcaatgccctggaccagttcttctgtgaaatcccccacatcctcaagctctcctgctcagactcctacctcagggaggttgggcttcttgtggttgGTGCCTGTTtaggtttggggtgttttgttttccttgtggtgtcctatgtgcagatcttcagggccgtgctgaggaacccctcggagcagggacagcacaaagccttttccatgtgcctccctcacctggccgtggtctccctgtttctcagcactgtggtgtttgcctacctgaagcccccctccatctcctccccagttCTAAATctggtggtgtcgtttctgtactcggtggtgcctccagcagtgaaccccctcatctacagcatgaggaaccagGAGCTCAGAGATGCTTTATGGAAACTGGCCCAGTGGACGCTGTTTCACTGA